A part of Populus alba chromosome 8, ASM523922v2, whole genome shotgun sequence genomic DNA contains:
- the LOC118039885 gene encoding LEAF RUST 10 DISEASE-RESISTANCEUS RECEPTOR-LIKE PROTEIN KINASE-like 2.5 isoform X2: MTKTRGSPKASATLFTLLIFLLTTKVLARFIPHVCSPSSCGDIEIIAYPFRLKTDPAGCGEPDFELSCENNKTILELHSGKYLVKRISYDVQRLRVVDVNLANGTCSLPYKSVSVDEFMDDDHYSLDATTYTSFIKCSSNLSDQAYRLVPCLSGNGTNVYVSYVTYIISSLQGSCLFVSRVPTVYQAVLFPSYDSILQLMQTGFDLDWSIGCWYSSSSYGCYRSDYYLPPWLAAFSVVWDFLSVYLVGRFILAPIGIFGFLIHKYMTTKKASGNEEIFLVNQQHLMPKRYTFSDIIAITNNFKDKLGQGGFGNVYKGQLRDAFLVAVKMLGNAKCNDEDFINEVSIIGRIHHVNIVRLVGFCSEGSYRALVFEYMANGSLDKLLFSRETELLLVSWEKLLQIAVGTARGIEHLHGGCSVCILHLDIKPHNVLLDSNFIPKVSDFGLAKFYPREKDFVSISTTRGTVGYVAPEMISRNLGAVSCKSDVYSFGMLLLEMAGRRRKSNSKGNCSSDVYFPSWVYDHLSEGGDLELENVTEIEAAIARKLCIVGLWCIQKAASDRPTMTKVVEMLGANIDDLQLPSNALSFPQSISKEPQSDSSTELLIPETADQSL, translated from the exons ATGACAAAGACGCGAGGTTCACCTAAAGCCTCGGCCACTCTGTTTACTCTGCTAATCTTTCTACTCACAACCAAAGTTCTAGCAAGATTCATCCCACATGTTTGCTCCCCTTCCTCATGTGGAGATATTGAAATCATCGCCTACCCTTTTCGCCTGAAGACCGATCCCGCTGGCTGTGGCGAACCAGACTTCGAACTTTCTTGCGAGAACAACAAGACCATATTAGAACTCCACTCAGGGAAGTATCTTGTTAAGCGAATTTCCTATGATGTTCAGAGACTCCGTGTCGTTGATGTTAACTTAGCTAATGGTACCTGCAGCCTCCCGTACAAATCAGTGTCGGTTGATGAGTTTATGGATGATGATCACTATAGTTTAGACGCTACTACTTATACAAGTTTTATCAAGTGTTCGAGTAATTTGAGTGACCAAGCTTATAGACTAGTTCCTTGTTTGAGTGGAAATGGGACTAATGTTTATGTTAGTTATGTCACCTACATAATTTCTAGTCTCCAAGGATCTTGCTTGTTCGTTTCAAGAGTGCCTACGGTTTATCAGGCTGTGCTGTTCCCCTCTTATGATAGTATCTTGCAATTGATGCAAACAGGGTTTGATCTTGATTGGTCTATCGGGTGCTGGTACTCATCATCTAGCTATGGTTGTTACAGATCAG ATTATTATCTTCCCCCATGGCTTGCAGCCTTCTCTGTGGTTTGGGATTTTTTGTCAG TATATCTTGTTGGAAGATTCATCCTCGCTCCGATAGGGATATTTGGATTCCTCATTCACAAGTATATGACAACAAAGAAGGCGTCTGGCAACGAAGAGATATTTCTGGTCAATCAGCAACACTTGATGCCCAAGAGGTACACTTTCTCTGACATTATTGCAATTACAAACAACTTCAAAGATAAATTAGGCCAAGGTGGATTTGGGAATGTATATAAAGGACAACTTCGTGATGCGTTTTTAGTTGCCGTTAAAATGCTTGGCAATGCCAAATGCAATGACGAGGACTTCATTAATGAGGTCTCCATAATTGGTAGAATTCATCATGTTAACATAGTACGGCTGGTGGGATTTTGTTCCGAGGGATCTTACCGAGCTCTTGTATTCGAGTATATGGCTAATGGATCTCTTGATAAgcttttattttcaagagaaaCAGAACTTCTTCTAGTTAGTTGGGAGAAACTCCTTCAGATAGCTGTAGGCACAGCTCGAGGGATTGAGCATCTTCATGGTGGATGCAGCGTATGCATTCTTCATTTGGATATTAAGCCTCACAATGTGCTGCTAGATAGTAATTTCATCCCAAAAGTTTCAGATTTTGGCCTTGCAAAATTTTATCCCAGGGAAAAGGATTTTGTATCGATTAGTACTACCAGAGGAACTGTAGGGTACGTTGCTCCTGAAATGATTTCAAGGAACCTCGGAGCTGTTTCTTGcaaatcagatgtttatagtTTCGGGATGTTATTGTTGGAAATGGCTGGAAGAAGAAGGAAGTCTAATTCAAAGGGAAATTGCTCAAGCGATGTATATTTCCCATCATGGGTTTATGACCATCTCAGTGAGGGAGGAGATTTAGAGCTTGAGAATGTCACTGAAATTGAGGCTGCAATAGCAAGAAAGCTGTGTATCGTTGGGCTGTGGTGCATCCAAAAGGCAGCATCAGATCGTCCAACCATGACCAAAGTGGTGGAAATGCTTGGAGCAAACATCGATGATCTGCAATTGCCTTCCAATGCTCTATCATTTCCCCAATCTATTTCCAAAGAACCTCAATCAGATTCCTCAACGGAATTGCTAATACCCGAGACAGCAGATCAAAGCTTGTAG
- the LOC118039885 gene encoding LEAF RUST 10 DISEASE-RESISTANCEUS RECEPTOR-LIKE PROTEIN KINASE-like 2.5 isoform X1 has translation MTKTRGSPKASATLFTLLIFLLTTKVLARFIPHVCSPSSCGDIEIIAYPFRLKTDPAGCGEPDFELSCENNKTILELHSGKYLVKRISYDVQRLRVVDVNLANGTCSLPYKSVSVDEFMDDDHYSLDATTYTSFIKCSSNLSDQAYRLVPCLSGNGTNVYVSYVTYIISSLQGSCLFVSRVPTVYQAVLFPSYDSILQLMQTGFDLDWSIGCWYSSSSYGCYRSDYYLPPWLAAFSVVWDFLSAVYLVGRFILAPIGIFGFLIHKYMTTKKASGNEEIFLVNQQHLMPKRYTFSDIIAITNNFKDKLGQGGFGNVYKGQLRDAFLVAVKMLGNAKCNDEDFINEVSIIGRIHHVNIVRLVGFCSEGSYRALVFEYMANGSLDKLLFSRETELLLVSWEKLLQIAVGTARGIEHLHGGCSVCILHLDIKPHNVLLDSNFIPKVSDFGLAKFYPREKDFVSISTTRGTVGYVAPEMISRNLGAVSCKSDVYSFGMLLLEMAGRRRKSNSKGNCSSDVYFPSWVYDHLSEGGDLELENVTEIEAAIARKLCIVGLWCIQKAASDRPTMTKVVEMLGANIDDLQLPSNALSFPQSISKEPQSDSSTELLIPETADQSL, from the exons ATGACAAAGACGCGAGGTTCACCTAAAGCCTCGGCCACTCTGTTTACTCTGCTAATCTTTCTACTCACAACCAAAGTTCTAGCAAGATTCATCCCACATGTTTGCTCCCCTTCCTCATGTGGAGATATTGAAATCATCGCCTACCCTTTTCGCCTGAAGACCGATCCCGCTGGCTGTGGCGAACCAGACTTCGAACTTTCTTGCGAGAACAACAAGACCATATTAGAACTCCACTCAGGGAAGTATCTTGTTAAGCGAATTTCCTATGATGTTCAGAGACTCCGTGTCGTTGATGTTAACTTAGCTAATGGTACCTGCAGCCTCCCGTACAAATCAGTGTCGGTTGATGAGTTTATGGATGATGATCACTATAGTTTAGACGCTACTACTTATACAAGTTTTATCAAGTGTTCGAGTAATTTGAGTGACCAAGCTTATAGACTAGTTCCTTGTTTGAGTGGAAATGGGACTAATGTTTATGTTAGTTATGTCACCTACATAATTTCTAGTCTCCAAGGATCTTGCTTGTTCGTTTCAAGAGTGCCTACGGTTTATCAGGCTGTGCTGTTCCCCTCTTATGATAGTATCTTGCAATTGATGCAAACAGGGTTTGATCTTGATTGGTCTATCGGGTGCTGGTACTCATCATCTAGCTATGGTTGTTACAGATCAG ATTATTATCTTCCCCCATGGCTTGCAGCCTTCTCTGTGGTTTGGGATTTTTTGTCAG CAGTATATCTTGTTGGAAGATTCATCCTCGCTCCGATAGGGATATTTGGATTCCTCATTCACAAGTATATGACAACAAAGAAGGCGTCTGGCAACGAAGAGATATTTCTGGTCAATCAGCAACACTTGATGCCCAAGAGGTACACTTTCTCTGACATTATTGCAATTACAAACAACTTCAAAGATAAATTAGGCCAAGGTGGATTTGGGAATGTATATAAAGGACAACTTCGTGATGCGTTTTTAGTTGCCGTTAAAATGCTTGGCAATGCCAAATGCAATGACGAGGACTTCATTAATGAGGTCTCCATAATTGGTAGAATTCATCATGTTAACATAGTACGGCTGGTGGGATTTTGTTCCGAGGGATCTTACCGAGCTCTTGTATTCGAGTATATGGCTAATGGATCTCTTGATAAgcttttattttcaagagaaaCAGAACTTCTTCTAGTTAGTTGGGAGAAACTCCTTCAGATAGCTGTAGGCACAGCTCGAGGGATTGAGCATCTTCATGGTGGATGCAGCGTATGCATTCTTCATTTGGATATTAAGCCTCACAATGTGCTGCTAGATAGTAATTTCATCCCAAAAGTTTCAGATTTTGGCCTTGCAAAATTTTATCCCAGGGAAAAGGATTTTGTATCGATTAGTACTACCAGAGGAACTGTAGGGTACGTTGCTCCTGAAATGATTTCAAGGAACCTCGGAGCTGTTTCTTGcaaatcagatgtttatagtTTCGGGATGTTATTGTTGGAAATGGCTGGAAGAAGAAGGAAGTCTAATTCAAAGGGAAATTGCTCAAGCGATGTATATTTCCCATCATGGGTTTATGACCATCTCAGTGAGGGAGGAGATTTAGAGCTTGAGAATGTCACTGAAATTGAGGCTGCAATAGCAAGAAAGCTGTGTATCGTTGGGCTGTGGTGCATCCAAAAGGCAGCATCAGATCGTCCAACCATGACCAAAGTGGTGGAAATGCTTGGAGCAAACATCGATGATCTGCAATTGCCTTCCAATGCTCTATCATTTCCCCAATCTATTTCCAAAGAACCTCAATCAGATTCCTCAACGGAATTGCTAATACCCGAGACAGCAGATCAAAGCTTGTAG